From bacterium BMS3Abin08:
ACTTATGGGATATTATGACACTCACTCGAAAAACTCGCCGCAGGCAAAGGAGTTTGTAGCGGATTTCCTCGGGGTAAGGGGTGATTTCAACACGGTTGAGGAGATTGTCCGGAGTCGCGAAAACGCTGCAGGAGCGGATTGCAATGAAAGAAAAAAAACACTCTCAGACCTTGCAAGGGAGATTGCAAGGAAGATAAATGATGATTTTGGATTTAAAAGTACGATAGTCTGTCTCTTCGACATGAAAAAGAATCTGATAGGGAAAGGCATATGGGTTGGATAGTTGTTATAAGTGGTGGACCCGGTGGTGAGGATTATATCACGGGAGCGGCACGGGCACGGGCACGGGAATGCGAGGTTCTTATAGGGAGTGAAGGACAGTTAAATGCAGTGGGGCCTTTGAAGAGCCAGGTGGTATATAAGGAGACGGACATAGAGAGGATACTTCAGATTATCAAAGACAACAAGGGCAGGGAGGTAGGGGTGATCGTAACAGGTGATGCCGGTATTTACAGCCTTTCCCGGAGGATCATCGACCGGTTTGGAAAGCATGCGGTCAGGGAAATTGTGCCCGGGGTTTCGAGCATCCAGGTTGCCTTTGCAAGGATCAGGGAACCGTGGTTGAACGTCAGGGTCTTTTCTTATCACGGAAGGCCCCTTGAGGGGCTTGATGAGGTCTTCGGGAACGACCGGGTTGCCATACTATGTGACAGGGAGCACAACTCAAAGGTGATACTCGGGGAACTTGCAGGGCTTGGTCTTTTTGAGAAGTTCAGCAGTGTCCATGTTTGTTGTAACCTGACACTGAATGATGAAAGGGTGATCGAGGTCAAGGAGGCACGGGATATCGTCAGGCTTGTTTCCGCAAGGAGAGAGATTATTGTATTGATTAAATAGAGTTCGTGTATAAATAGCAGTTATTTGTCATTCCCTCAAG
This genomic window contains:
- the cbiE gene encoding putative cobalt-precorrin-6Y C(5)-methyltransferase; translated protein: MGWIVVISGGPGGEDYITGAARARARECEVLIGSEGQLNAVGPLKSQVVYKETDIERILQIIKDNKGREVGVIVTGDAGIYSLSRRIIDRFGKHAVREIVPGVSSIQVAFARIREPWLNVRVFSYHGRPLEGLDEVFGNDRVAILCDREHNSKVILGELAGLGLFEKFSSVHVCCNLTLNDERVIEVKEARDIVRLVSARREIIVLIK